In the Primulina tabacum isolate GXHZ01 chromosome 7, ASM2559414v2, whole genome shotgun sequence genome, aatttattaattaattcttctttctttcatttCTTCTATTCCTGTCGCTTTAATGAAGGGGTCCTTTCTTTCATGGCCCGCATAAAATACAGATTTTTGACAGACATCCCTTCCTCTCTGAAGGGatggaaaatttttttttctttttgcaaCTCCCAAGTCTCCCCGCGTGTGGCACGGGTTTCCTATCCTCCCTTCCCGATCAACCTGAGCTCCCCCGAGACTACAAACTCCTTCCCCCTTTCACCCAGGCTTGGGACGCGATTGAGGGTCAATCTTTCCTTTCCTCAGTGCTaattgggggggggggggggggaggggGGGGGATAATCTGGTGCATTATGGGATCGGATCCCGGCCTAAAGACCCTGTGGACCAGATGATCGACGAATTTAGCCAGGCTGGGTCACAGGCCAGTAAATTATTTTCCTTTTCGCTTTTGAACTTCTCTTTTATTTCCTGTTTCTGACTTTTATATGATGCAGCTGAAGAAGAGATGATCAGGGCAAGCCTCTTGGAAGCAGCTGCCAAAAAGAAGGCCGAGCAGCAACAGGCTCGGGCAGAAAAAAGGGCCCGGAAAGCCCAAGAGCAGGAGGAACAACAAGCCCGGGCAGAGGCTGAAGTCCGGGAAACAGAAAAACGCCAGGACCAGACAGAGATCGAAACCCGGGAAGAGGCGGTGTCTACCAGGGAGGAGTCCACCTCTCTGATTGTTGAAGAGGACCCGGCTCCCCTAAATCATCGAAAGAGGAAAGCTGCCCAGGAGCCTGTCCTTGAGACAGTGACTGTGGAGGAGGGGCTCGAGGTACCTGTCCAGCCACCTATTCTTCCCGGTTCCTCTGCCAGTCCCATTCACCTTGGTGGAGCTCCCTTGGACTTGCCAAACCTTTTTGGTGATGAGGTGAGCACGGATCTTACCAGGATGGTGTGAGGTTTTCTTCGTCCCATTGAGGTGGATCATCTTAAGGGACTCCACCCGAACCAGAAATACGAAGGGGTTTCCCGGTCCTTCTCTGTAAGTACCATTCTTCTCCCTCTCTTTTTTTTGGTCATTAACGATTCTTTTTTTGACTAGCAGGGCTTGCAGATGCTCATATCTGCATATGAACAAGTGGCTCTGGCAGCCAAAAAAGCCAATCAACAAGCCTTCTCCTCCCGCGAAATGCATGATAAACTACAAGGAGAATTGATCAGGATGCAGGAGATCCACGAGTATGTCCTGGCCCGGGAGAAAGCTAGCTGGAAACAGCAAGTGGACTTGGCCCATGTAGAACTGGCTGAGGCCCGATCAGAGTTAGAGTCTTTCCGTAAAAAGTTTGACGATTCCAAAGAGAAGGCCAGGCTAGAACTTCAGGCTGCCAGGGAAAAGGTAGCATCTTCCCGGGAAGAAGCAGCATCCGCCCGGGCCCGAGCTGAAGAGATGACATCTGCTCTGGAGACTTTGAAGTCCTCTCAAGATGAAAGGGTGTCCCAGTTTTTGAAGTCCAGGGAGTTTAAGAAGATGGTGGCAGACAAGGCCTTCCCTTACTTTGACCTGGGCTTCAACAAATGCCTTGAGCAATTTCAGGAGGCAGGGCTCGTTCCTCCCGACCAAGAGGACTTCCCTGACTTGGTCATAGCTGCAGCTTCCCTCCCGGAAgaagaggaggaggaggagaagGCCCCCAAAGTAGATTaggatttattttttattttttcttttgtcATTCCCGGGCTTCCGGGCACTTTGTCAATTTTCCCagtattaataaaaatattttgcttTTATATTTCTTGCGTTTAATATCTCCAAGTGTTGCAAAGCTATACTTCAAATATCCTTGTAGACTTTAATTATCATTTCACCAAACATATTAATAATCGGGGCATAAGTCTTTTGGGTTTAATAGTCAATCGGTCTTGATATAAgcagggtgcgggtccctgggctTAGGAAGTGACCTGGGTGCAGGTCCCCGGgtcagggtacgggtccctggacgtaggagataaccggggtgcgggtactcgggccagggtacgggtccctggacttagtagataaccggggtgcgggtccccgggccagggtacggctCCCTGGACTTAGTAGACACTTCCTTGAACAATTTCTTTATTTGATGTATAAGCAACAGATACAAAAGCTTCAAACATAATATTTCTTCAAATGAAATGCATTCCAGGGTCTTATAAGGGTATGTCCCTGAGAGTCTTCTAGATAATAAGCCGCCCCCGAGCTAAATTTCTGAATTACTTTGAAGGGTCCTTCCCATCGTGCTTCTAATTTCCCCACATCACCCACTGGCTTCACCTTTTTCATGACTAAGTCTCCAACCTGGAAGTCTCGTGATCGAACATGCTTGTTATAGGATTTCATTATCCGGTTGCGATAAACTTCCATTCGAATGGCTACCCGGTCTCTTTTTTCTTCAACCAAATCAAGCTCAATGGCCTTTGTCTGATCATTGTTGCTTGGATAAGATTCTATCCAAGTGGAAGACTGTCCGATCTCCAAAGGTAAGACTGCTTTTGAACCATAGACTAAGCTGTATGGAGTTTCCCGGGTAATTGTTCGGGGTGTAGTCCGATATGCCCACAATATACTCGGTAACTCCTCCACCTAGTCTTTTCCTTTCCCATGAAGCCGGGCTTTCATTGCTTGCACAATGATCTTGTTGGTTACCTTAGTTTGGCCATTGGCTTGGGGGTAGGCCACTGAGGTGAAGgattgagtgattttcatttctTGACACCAAGATGTGATtttctttccctggaattgcCTTCCATTATCTGAAATCAATCTTTGGGGATGCCAAATCtgcaaataatatttttccagAGAAATCTCATGACCTCTTCCTCAGTAATTTTGGCTAATGGCTCGGCCTCCACCCATTTAGAGAAATAATTCACGGCCACAAGAAGGAACTTTTTCTGGGCCCGGGCTATTAGAAATGGGCCCATTATATCCAATccccattgatcaaagggaCAAGATGCTGAGATGGGCTGCATGCCAGCAGCTGGGCGATGATGAAAATTAGAATGGTGCTGGCAACCCTTGCATTTTTTAACAAGTCGGGCAGCATCTTGATTCATTCCGGGGCCACCAAAATCCGGCTAATATAGCTTTTCGAGACAGGGCAGTTCCACCGAGATGTTCACCACAGCACCCTCCGTGTATTTCTCGGAGGACATATTCTACTTCATCTTCTGATAAGCATTTGAGCAAAGGGCCATGATATGATCGCCTGTacaaaacattatttaaaaggACAAACCTGGGTGCTTGTTTTTTGACTTTCAGGGCTTGAGCTTTATCTTCCGGGAGCTTGCCATGGACCATATACTCAATTAGAGGAGTCATCCACGAACTTGTCCGAGTCGGTGGTACTTCCCCATCAACGGAAAGTACTAACCGGGTAAAACACATGACTTTTCGGGTACTTATATCTGACATAGAGGCAGTCAATTTGGCTAAGATATCAGCCTCCTCATTCTCTTCTCTAGGAATCTGTTCAATGCTCCAGTCGGTTAGAGATGCTGCCCGGGCCGTGATGAGCCCTAGATATTTGAGCATTTTTTCATTCTTGGCCTCATACGTCCCTTTTATTTGCTGGGTGACCAGTTGAGAATCAGAATAAATAATGACCCGGGAAGCACCGACTTCCCAGGCAACTTGCAACCTTGCCAGAACGGCTTCATACTCAACTTCGTTGTTGGTGACCCTGGAATCGATTCTTAGAGCCAACTTGATTTTTTATCCTAATGGAGCAACTAAAACCACCCCAACTCCACACCCCGACAAATTTGATGCCCCATCGACGAAGACTCTCCACACTTCCTCTTCTTCCGGTTGAATCATTTCTATCAGGAAATCCGTTAAAGCCTGAGCTTTTATAGCAGCTCGAGGTTTATATTCAATGTCATATTCCCCGAGCTCTACTGTCCATTTGACCATTCTTCCCGATACTTCAGCGTGTGTCATGATTCTCTCGAGTGGAGAATTGGTGAGAACCAcaatgaaaggggatcgattaaggtgcccgaatacgcaatggaagtttcaaaaatttgtttttcaacaagaaaaccgagcaccctaattctatgatgtgtagcaaatacgaaaaacaccaagatgtcatacatagggtgttaagaaaaatatacctatcaatctcttgagattgatgtttggctccaactaaggtgtaaacaccttagctcttgaatggcaagaccctctacaagctctccttgctcTTGAACTCATTTCTTCAAAATTAcgtccaccactaacaaagtagaaccaccccaattttgcactagaaaaattcgggcatttttcattgagaagtctAAGCTTTCCTCAaccaaaaagaagagaaaaataaGGAGAAAAAGCATGCAATTTACGGCCATCATGTGTGGGAGGGAAGGGGAGAGTTTTCTTGGAGTGTGAAAAAGGCGCCTTTTTGGTGTCCCAAAAACATGTCATGCCTTGGACAtgaaaaaagttgtctcccaactcttcatctccccatgcacattctatttgggcttgtaacaattacaaggcccatggacttttatttaaatgtctcaaacacatttgagaccatttaaactttacttgattttactcaagcccactagtttaataattatttctaattgggctctacaaggtccaatattgtttaattaattcaacacttgaattaatttaattatttggactctactaggtccactagtgtttaattaattcaacacttgaattaatttaatttagtccataataatgttgatgaaatcacaattttcaaatacattatttgttttgccaacttttaatttaggaaaacttcctcaaattaaaatttacattctccttatagaagtcatagttctattttatttacgcttataaactcctttataagccgttcaacacattgaactattttacttctcaacgggatctaaaaagttagcacttgtgtgaccctcaatggttcattgatacaactagccgtgggttcacatctccatgtgattcgggactaaacatgtccttatatgagcataccccaattgcttcattcttacttatcaactccttgataataagaacgtcagaattcaagtctgatagtacccaaccaatcatgttaaacgcctagcagcatcgcttacatgattccctaggtattaaatgatagtgcctgcaagaaccattcaattatggttagcgtacagtacggtcccttcaactcatatatcccgactgattcgacaaccattggcatatcgagagttgtcaatgaatcgatactatgtgtcatgtcgtagttgaatcgatggtgtaatctatgaaacccctttcataattaccaccatactctgatcagagatttcatactacatatacatgagatcacataggatatccatacccaaaggtaagcggtgaatccccgactacaatgcattgactcctatatgtttcgacaaaacacccaaccttgccacctaatgaccccatgagagttggtaaacaagtcaaagtgcaatgctagcatatagagtctcaatgttgtcccgggtcataaggactaatggtgtacaaccataaactaggacgtttccactcgataagtaagaaccacttggaaagtccttcatggtgggttgttcagtgcactctacgaGGAGCacttatctgcatgctcggacatcacaatgtcccctaccaattaaacatggtactcacattgcagatactagtctcgaactcgagcggcctatatccttcttagcggcggcttgaatcgactaggaactgtttagaatatacagtattccaaatatgagtttcatgatactcatcatatgagcatctcatattctttctactatttgtatattcaaggactttatctatgcaactagcatgtgtatacagataaagaagtgccaaaacaataatttcaaatattattaaaataaagattgtttatacatagagtttcattgtgaacactcggccaacacttggctcgacgggcacctactctaacacacaATTGGATGTGAGAGGAAATAATGGCCTCAGCTTTCGGGCAGTCATCACCAGAGCCAAGGCTATTTTTTCTATTTCGCTGTATTTAAATTCTGCTCCTCGAAGGGCATGACTGACATAATATATGGGCTTTTGGTCGGTTTCTTCTTCCTTGATAAGTACGGAGCTAACAGCGTGCTCAGTAGCGGATAAATAAATCCACAATTTTTCCCCGGGCTCTGGTTTTACCAAAACAGGTAACTCGGCCAAATGCTTCTTCAAATCTTGGAAAGCTAGCTCACATTTTTCATCCCAGCCGAATTTTTGTGCTTTTCTCAAAACTTGAAAGAATGGATAGCTTCTATGGGTAGACCGAGAGATGAAACGGTATAGGGTCGCAATTCTCCCGGTCAATTTTTGTACATCCCGGACAGATTGAGGGGAAGACATGTCGATTATTGCTTTGATCTTCTCTGGATTTACTTCAATTCCCCGATCAGTCACCAAAAAACCCACTTCTTACCCCAAATACACATTTAGCCGGGTTGAGCTTTATCCCATACAGTTTCAAGGTGGTGAAGGTCTCGGCCAGATCATGAATGAAGCAGGAGACTTCTCGGGTCTTGATCAGGATATCATCCACATACACTTTAAAGTTCCTGCCTATCTGCTTTTGAAAAACGTGTTTCATCAAGCGTTGATACGCGGCCCCAGCATTCTTCAATCCAAAGGGCATAACTACGTAGCAGAAAGTGCCCCCGGAAGTGATAAAACtggctttatcttgatcttcaagAGCTAAGGAGATTTGGTGGTACCCCTGATAAGCGTCCAGAAAGCTTAATAACTCGCACCCGGAGGTTGAATCCACCAGTTGATCAATCCGGGGAAGTGGATAACAGTCTTTGGGATAGGCTTTATTTAGGTCCTGGAAATCTACATACATCCTCCATTTTTCAGTAGCTTTAGGAACAAGGACCACATTTGAGAGCTACGTAGGGAATTGGACCTCCCGAATATGGTCGGCCCGCAATAGCTCTCTCATCTGCTCTTCAATGACTTTATCTTTTTCCGGGCCAAAATGCCTCTTTTTCTGCTTCACGGGCCGGGATCCCGGAaggatatttaatttatgctCAGCCATCTGTGGTGATATCCCGGCTAGTTCCTGTTGAGACCAGGCGAaaacattaatgttaacttttaAACAGTTCAAGAGTCTTACCCGGGTGGAAAATTCAAGATCCCGGGCCACCCGGATATGCTTTCCTGGCTCAATCTCTAACGTTTCTTGCTCTTCTTCTGCAACAAAATGTACTTCCCTTTCCTCGGCCGCCTCCCCCACTCGATCCATTACCTTCTTCTTGTCTTCTCTCCTCGCCTTCTTCTGATCCACTCGGACAGTCTCCCCACAACACTTCCGAGAAGAGGGCTGGTCTCCCTTGACTTCCCCGACTTGCCCTCGCACTGGAAATTTAATCTTTTGGTGATAAGTGGAGGCCACGGCTCTCATCTCATTCATAGCCAGGTCTCCCAAGGATGATGTTGTACGAGGACGGGGCATCCACCACTATAAAGATTGTCATGACAGTCTTCCTCAAATCCCCAGTTCCCAGGGTCAATGGCAAGGTTATTTCCCCCTCTGGGTACACTACATGACCCGCAAAGCCAAATAGGACAGTCTCAACCGCCTCTAATTGATACTCGTGTAAATCCATCTGAaccaatgcttccttgaagatAACATTGACAGAGCTGCCATTGTCAACGAATACTCTCAACACATCGTAATTAGCCACTCGGGCTTGAATAACGAGAGCATCGTTATGGGGTAGACTAACTCCCCTAAGGTCTTCTGGGCCGAAGCTTATAACTGGCTCATTCCTCCCCCTCCCATCAATTTCTAAGCACTTCCCTCCTGCTTCTTGCTTTTTGAGCCCGGTTGGAATCACCATCTGTAGATCCTCCtgaaatcatttttattactcCTCGGCTCGGGGAAGGGTCCTTCCTTTCGGTTTGTCTGCTTCTTTCTTCCCGGGAACTTCCCTCCTCCCTCCTACTTCCACTCGGGTTATTTGCGGATTTGCGGGGAGTATTAGGTCCGGGACGTCGACATCTCGGGGGGGATGAGATTCTGGCACAAGACGCCTACCAGACTCTTTCCTTAGTGTTCGACACTCATTGGTATTGTGAAAACTTTCTTTGTGAAAGGTGCATAACCCTTTCTTTTCTAATTTCGATGGTGGAGCTGCTAGATTTGGACGAGGAACCATATCCGAGCTACATTATTGGATTTCCCGATCTCGAGCAATTCTCAAAGGGACGTGGGAGAAATGCCCTGGACCATTTTTTTTGTGAGCTCTCTCCTCGGGTCTAACAAAC is a window encoding:
- the LOC142550671 gene encoding uncharacterized protein LOC142550671, which gives rise to MVIPTGLKKQEAGGKCLEIDGRGRNEPVISFGPEDLRGVSLPHNDALVIQARVANYDVLRVFVDNGSSVNVIFKEALVQMDLHEYQLEAVETVLFGFAGHVVYPEGEITLPLTLGTGDLRKTVMTIFIVVDAPSSYNIILGRPGYE